The following coding sequences are from one Lolium rigidum isolate FL_2022 chromosome 6, APGP_CSIRO_Lrig_0.1, whole genome shotgun sequence window:
- the LOC124661855 gene encoding probable mitochondrial import inner membrane translocase subunit TIM21 isoform X1 → MAAAAARAGSRRLFSTSALVPRRLLTPPAKADALPNLFVPGLGKQTTVGGLREAFLKSGQNAHASSLKNSRWYMISSNRSGSLTVRKEYRKVLPSSIRPCASYSTRASENKPKQEKTDLTTTEDPFDAPTYNIPEKPVTFAEGASYSVVILAGLGVAAMAGYAVFKELIFEPKEYKIFGKALARVQSDSQVTAKIGYPVTGYGTESRNRAARQRIQNKVWTDEDGVEHVEVAFFIRGPHGAGKVFAEMFKDDSDRTWKFTFLLVEITSPRPAQIMLESYIPA, encoded by the exons atggcggcggctgcggcaagGGCCGGATCCCGGCGCCTGTTCTCCACCTCGGCCCTCGTTCCACGGAGGCTTCTGACCCCTCCCGCCAAGGCCGACGCCTTGCCCAACCTCTTCGTCCCCG GGTTAGGCAAGCAGACAACAGTTGGTGGACTCAGGGAAGCTTTTCTAAAGTCTGGCCAAAATGCACATG CATCATCTTTAAAAAATTCAAGGTGGTATATGATCAGTTCAAACCGTTCAGGTTCTCTGACAGTGCGTAAAGAGTACCGCAAAGTTCTTCCTTCTTCAATAAGGCCATGTGCATCTTACTCCACACGAGCTTCAGAAAACAAACCAAAGCAG GAGAAAACAGACTTGACAACAACTGAAGATCCCTTTGATGCCCCTACCTATAATATACCTGAGAAGCCAGTGACATTTGCTGAGGGGGCCTCTTACAGTGTTGTAATACTCGCTGGGCTTGGAGTTGCTGCGATGGCGGGATATGCTGTTTTCAAAGAGCTTATTTTTGAACCGAAAGA GTACAAGATTTTTGGGAAAGCTCTAGCAAGAGTTCAGAGTGATAGTCAG GTTACGGCCAAAATTGGTTACCCAGTAACTGGTTATGGTACGGAATCCAGAAACCGTGCAGCTCGGCAGCGCATtcaaaacaaggtttggacagatGAGGATGGTGTTGAACATGTGGAG GTAGCTTTTTTTATCCGAGGGCCGCATGGAGCTGGAAAGGTGTTTGCTGAGATGTTTAAAGATGACTCTGACAGGACATGGAAGTTCACATTTCTTCTTGTCGAGATCACATCACCGCGTCCTGCACAGATCATGTTAGAATCTTACATCCCAGCATAA
- the LOC124661855 gene encoding probable mitochondrial import inner membrane translocase subunit TIM21 isoform X2 has translation MAAAAARAGSRRLFSTSALVPRRLLTPPAKADALPNLFVPGLGKQTTVGGLREAFLKSGQNAHASSLKNSRWYMISSNRSGSLTVRKEYRKVLPSSIRPCASYSTRASENKPKQEKTDLTTTEDPFDAPTYNIPEKPVTFAEGASYSVVILAGLGVAAMAGYAVFKELIFEPKEYKIFGKALARVQSDSQVTAKIGYPVTGYGTESRNRAARQRIQNKVWTDEDGVEHVEVAFFYPRAAWSWKGVC, from the exons atggcggcggctgcggcaagGGCCGGATCCCGGCGCCTGTTCTCCACCTCGGCCCTCGTTCCACGGAGGCTTCTGACCCCTCCCGCCAAGGCCGACGCCTTGCCCAACCTCTTCGTCCCCG GGTTAGGCAAGCAGACAACAGTTGGTGGACTCAGGGAAGCTTTTCTAAAGTCTGGCCAAAATGCACATG CATCATCTTTAAAAAATTCAAGGTGGTATATGATCAGTTCAAACCGTTCAGGTTCTCTGACAGTGCGTAAAGAGTACCGCAAAGTTCTTCCTTCTTCAATAAGGCCATGTGCATCTTACTCCACACGAGCTTCAGAAAACAAACCAAAGCAG GAGAAAACAGACTTGACAACAACTGAAGATCCCTTTGATGCCCCTACCTATAATATACCTGAGAAGCCAGTGACATTTGCTGAGGGGGCCTCTTACAGTGTTGTAATACTCGCTGGGCTTGGAGTTGCTGCGATGGCGGGATATGCTGTTTTCAAAGAGCTTATTTTTGAACCGAAAGA GTACAAGATTTTTGGGAAAGCTCTAGCAAGAGTTCAGAGTGATAGTCAG GTTACGGCCAAAATTGGTTACCCAGTAACTGGTTATGGTACGGAATCCAGAAACCGTGCAGCTCGGCAGCGCATtcaaaacaaggtttggacagatGAGGATGGTGTTGAACATGTGGAGGTAGC CTTTTTTTATCCGAGGGCCGCATGGAGCTGGAAAGGTGTTTGCTGA